The uncultured Methanobrevibacter sp. genome segment GCTAGTGTTTTTGCAACCAAATCCGTTGTTCCTCTTTGAGAATAATAAACTATTAAAGTTGCCATTTTTAAATCTCCAAATTAATTAGGGATGAAGTCCTAAGTGGGTCAGTCCTGCCTGTTCCTTAATGCCCAATATGATGTTCATGTTTTGAATGGCCTGACCGGATGCACCTTTGACAAGGTTATCGATACAGGACAGCATTACAATTCTTCCGGTATCATCTATTTCGAATCCTCCGATATGAACAAAGTTGGATCCGCGCACTGAACTTAAGTGTGGTATTTCTCCTTCATCCATAAGCTTGATAAAGTATTCTCCTTTGTATTCTTTTTTGTATATTTCTCTTAATTCTTCTGGTGTGATATCTTTATTTTCATCATTTATGAAGCTGTGGCTTGTTGTTTGGATTCCTCTGATAACCGGAATGAGGTGTGGTGTAAATGACACTTTAACTTCATCAAATCCATGTAATTCCTGTTTGATTTCAGAAGAATGTCTGTGTGTTGTGATTTTATATGGGTTTAGGTTGTCTGCAATGTTTGGGTAGTGTGTAGTTGCAGATGCATTGACCCCCGCTCCACTGACTCCAGATTTTGAGTCTATGATTATTCTTTCGACAATTCCGTTTTTGACAAGAGGATATGATGACAGGATTGCGCCGGTTGGGAAACATCCGGGATTTGCAACAAGCTGTGATTTTTTGATTTCATCCCTATAAAGTTCTGGAAGTCCGAATGCTCCTTTGTTTTCGCTGTCGGTATGTTCCATTCCATACCATTTTTCATATACTGCTGTGTCTCTGTATCTGTAATCTCCACTTAAATCAACAACTTTGGTTCCGGTTTCAAGAAGTTCTGGGACAATTTTCATTGATGCTCCATGAGGGGTTGCGGTAAATACAACATCAGCATCCAAATCGCTTGGACTTTTGTTTGTAAATACAAGTCCTGAATCTCTTATGTGTGGATGAATCTTATGTGCTGGAGTTCCATCATATTGTCTTGATGTAATTTCTGTCACTTCAACCTCAGGATGATTTGACAACATTCTCAAAAGTTCTCCACCGGTATATCCACTTGCTCCTATTATGGCTGCTTTAAACATTTTATCATCTCCTAATCTTCACAATGGTCCATTATTTTACCTTCGAAATTGGTTTTTTGTATTTTTCTAATAATTTTACAACTGCTGTCGAGTTCGCAGTCACGGTATTTTTCAATACGGATTGCTTTGGCTTTTAAGCCTCTTTTGTCGATAGCATCTTGTAATTTGCTTATGTCATGATTTTGATCTGCTCCAACGGTGATAATATCCGGGTCAATTTCACGTACAATCTTGAAGACGTCTCCGTTTGCATCACCTAAAAAAGCGTCAGTTACAGGTTTTAACATTTTAATTAATTCTAGTCTTTGGTCTTCTCCAACAATAGGTACTCTTTTTCTTCTTTCTACAGTTGCATCACGTGCTACAACAACATAAAGCTCAGCATCTTCTCCGCCCAGTTTTTTTGACTCTTCAAGGTAAACTCCGTGACCTGGGTGGAGTATATCGAATGTTCCGGTCGCCATTATCTTCATTATATTTGCCTCTTCTGATATTTTAAAGCCTCAGTTAAATCAATTTTATCTTTATAAAGTGCAGAACCTATTACAACTCCTTCCACTCCACTTTCATTTAATTTTTTAATGTCTTCTATTGTTGTAATTCCTCCGGAATAGACAATAGGCAAGTCTACGGATTTCTTGAGTTCTTCTACTGGTTCTGTGTAAAATCCACCTAAAAGTCCTTCAACATCGACATTGGTAAAGAGAATGCTTCCAGCGCCGTGTTCCTTGAACTCTTGGGAAAGCTCAACAGGACTCTTATCAATTTTTTCCTGCCATCCCTTAATGACTACTCTGTTGTCTTTGCTGTCAAGCGAAATCATTATTCTTTCGCATCCGTATTCATCGGATAGTTGTGTAATGGTTTCGGGATTTTGAATTCCCATTGTGCCGATAATAAGTCTTTTAATGTCCAAATCCAACAATTGACGGGCATATTCAACACTTCTGATTCCGCCGCCCAATTGAATCGGAACTGAAACTTCATTCAATATCTTTTTGATAATATCAAAGCTTGCTACACCATTTATTGTTCCATCCAAATCAATAACGTGGATATTTTTGGCTCCTAAGTCTTCCCAATGTTTTGCAACAAGTTCGGGATTTTCAATTTCTACCATTTCGCTTCCAGGTTCGCCTTGGACAAGCTGCACACATTTTCCATTTTTTATGTCAACAGCCGGCATGATTAACATTTCATCTTTTTTAAATGACATTTGGATTTTCCTATTACATTTTATTATAATATAACTATATGTTTTGAAATGTTTTATAAGTATTGTTAATATAATTAGTTATATGAATGAAAATCTTTACGGATTATTTGATGATGTTTTAATATCTAACTTTTCAATCAAGGATGATGGTGAAAAAAGGATTATTGAGTTGGGTGATGATGGGGAATACGGAAAACTGGAAACATATTCTCTGTTTCCTGGAATAATTCTTTCATTCATTAACATGAACGTTGATAACATTGATAATGTTTTTGTTGAAACTAAAATCAATCCACGACTTTTGGAAATTAATCACTGTTCCAATGGCAGATATTCATATGCCGTAGATGATGATAAAATCATGTATTTTGGAAAAGGAGATTTGTGTGTCAGTATTTATGATTTGACAAAAACCACTTCTGATTTTCCATTGGGCTATTATGAAGGTTTGGAGATTTTCATCGATGTCGATGAGGCTAATGAGCATCTCAAGGACTATATTCCAGATTTTGATTTGGTCGAGTTTTACGAAAAACTGGAAGATTCCAAAGGTTACGTTCTAATCAGAGCCAATGAAAAGATTGACCATGTTATAGGTGAACTGTATAACGTTGATGAGCGAATTAAACGACCTTACTATAAACTGAAATGCATTGAGCTTTTGTTGTTTTTTTCAATTGTCAAGTTCACGGCCAGTGAAAACATACAGCTTTCAAAAAGGCAAACGGAAATAGTTGAAAATGTTAAGAATGATTTGATTGGGGATTTGGAAAGTAAAATCACCATTGACCAACTTGCTGACAGGTATGGTATCAGCAAAACAACATTAAAGAACTGTTTTAAGGAAGTCTATGGAAAACCTATTTTCAAATGGCGAAAAGAGTATAGGCTTGATTATTCTTTATCATTAATTGAAAGCGGAGATTATAATATCTCGCAGGTATCTGAAATGGTGGGTTATTCTTCACCTTCCAAATTTTCACAGGCTTTCAAGGATTATTTCGGCTATCTGCCATCAGAAGTTAAAAAATAACTTTTTGTCTTTTTGGTATATTTTTTGTCTTTTTAGTTCAAAAATATTTATATACTAATTTAAATTATATTTTATAATGAAAATTGGTTTGTCTAATTATTTTTTATAAAAATACTTTAAATTAGTCTTTTATTTGTTTTTTAAGATATTTTTAGTGTTTTGTCTTTTCAGATTAATTAAAAATTTTTAGGTATGCCTAAATTAAGTTCTAAGGAGATGTTTATGTCAAATACACAAAATAAAAATAAATTCATACGATTATTAAGTTATTCTGGTAATTATAAATATTTAACAATCTTAGGCATGTTTTTATCTGCTTTAAGTGCTATTTGTTTATTGATTCCATTTATTTATATATGGGATGTAGTTAATGCCCTTCTGTCAGTTGCTCCCGATTTCACAAAGGCACAAAATCTGGATGTCTATGCATTCAATGCATTTGCTTTTGCTATTCTGGGAATAGCACTGAACTTTTTTGGTTTGATGGGTACACATCTATCTGCATTTAAAAATGAAAAGAACATGAAGGATGCTGCTATAAGTCATTTGCTTAAGCTACCATTAGGATACTTTTCAAATCATACAAGTGGTGGACTTAGGAAAGTAATTGATTACAGTACTGCAAAAACCGAAACATTTTTGGCCCATCAGCTGTTTGATTTAATCGGAGCCATTGTAACTCCAATAGTATTTCTGATATTGCTCTTCAGCTTTGATTGGCTGCTTGGGCTGGTCTGTCTGATTCCGATAATACTGTGTTTCGTGTTCATGTATCCGATGTTTTCAAGCGAATCCCAAAATATCATGGTTCAATATCAAACATACCTTGAAAAGATGAATGCTGAAGCAGTCGAATACGTAAGGGGAATTCCTGTTACAAAGGCATTCCAGCAAAGTGTTTTTTCATTCAAAAACTTCATTGCTGCCATAAAGAATTATGCTAAGTTCTCAGCAAATTACTCCTTGTCAACCCAGCTTCCGATGACTGCATTTACAGTTTCCATCAATGGATTTTTTGCATTGCTGATTCCTGCGGGAATACTTCTGGGGGGATCTTTGGTTGATGCAAAATTTTTGGCAAATTTCATGTTTTATGTCATCTTCACTCCAGTTTGTGCTGTAATGATGAACAGAATCATGACAGTTTCACAGGACTGGATGCTTGCAAGTCATGCTTTGGAAGGCATTGAATCCATTTTGAATGAAAAGCCTTTGGCCGAGGCAACCAACCCTCAAAAGCCTAAAAATCATTCAATAGAATTTGAAGGTGTTTATTTTGACTATGAAAGCACAGATTCAGATGAACACATATTGAATGATGTGAACTTGAAAATCAATGAAAACGATTCCGTTGCATTGGTTGGACCCTCCGGAGGTGGTAAAACCACAATAGCATCATTGATTCCTAGATTTTGGGATGTTGATGTAGGCAGTGTCAAGGTGGGGGATGTTGACGTTAAAGATATTTCAACTGTAGATTTGATGGAAAACATTTCATTTGTATTCCAGAACACCACCTTGTTTAAGGATTCCATTTACAATAATGTGGCTATCGGTCGTAAGGGTGCTACAAGAGAAGATGTCAAAAAGGCCCTCAGTTTAGCCCAATGCGATGATATTATTGATGAATTGCCTGATGGAATTGATACTGTGATTGGAACTGAAGGAACATATCTTTCAGGAGGCCAGCAGCAAAGAATTGCACTTGCAAGAGCAATACTTAAGGATGCACCAATAATCATTTTGGATGAAGCGACAGCCCTTGCAGATCCTGAAAACGAATATATGATTCAAAAAGCAATTTCACAAATCACCCGCAACAAGACAGTCATCATGATTGCACACAGATTGTCTACAGTTAAAAATGTGGATATGATTTACGTGGTTGATAAAGGAAAGATTGTTGAGCAGGGAAATCATGACGATTTGGTTGAAAGCAAAGGCCTTTATTCCAGAATGTGGGATGAGTTTAACCAGTCAATTCAATGGAAAGTCAAAAGTGAGGTGGCATAAATGTTGGCTGAATATTTCGCCAGGAGATTCGGTCTTACAAAGGAAGGTTCGAATAATCTGGTAAAGGGAATCGTTTACACAGCCCTTTTAAACATAGCTTTCATGCTTCCTGTCGGTCTGTACTCATTACTTCTTTATATATGGATTGAGCCTCTTATGGGAGGGGATGTTGTTGAACCAAACCTTGGAATGTTTATTGTATTGATATTGATTGTACTGGGCATTATCTTTGCATTTGCATGGAAACAATATCATTTCGTATTCAATACAACATATAAAGAAAGCGAAAATAGAAGAATCAATCTTGGTGAAAACTTAAGAAAGCTTCCATTATCCTTCTTTGAAAATAGGGACCTTGCGGACTTGACTTCCACAATCATGAATGACTGCACTGATTTGGAACATGTTTTCTCTCATGCAATTCCACAATTGTTAGGATCAATAGTCTCATTATGTCTTGTATCTATTGGAATGTTCATATTTGATTGGAGACTGGCCATTGCACTTTTGTGGGTTGTTCCAGTAGCCTTCATCATTTTATATGTTTCAAAAGGTATTGTCTACAAGTCTGGAGATATTGTATTGTACGATTTGCTTGACTGTGGGGACTCCATGCAGGAGTGTATAGAATCAATAAGGGATTTGAAATCATATAATTATGAAAAGGAATATTTCTCAAAAATATCTGGATTAACTTCAAAAATTGAAAAATCAAGAATTAAGGCTGAGCTGATGGCTGCTGGAGGGGTTATCACTGGAAGAGTTGTGTTGAATTTGGGAATAGTTTCAGTAATCCTTTTGGGTTCATATCTGATTGTAAATTCACAGGTAAGTATTTTTACACTTTTGATATTCTTAATAGCATCTGCTACAGTTTATTCACCACTGGAAAACGGATTGACATTTTTGGCTGAAATTTTAATGATGGATAATAAAATAGAAAGGGCCAAAGAAATTGAAAGTCTTGTTGTTGAAGGTGGCATGACTGAATATGAATTGGATGGTTATGATATTGAATTTAAAAAGGTTAATTTCAATTATGATGATTTGAAAGACGTTTTGACTGATATTTCATTTATTGCTCGTCAAGGTGAGGTTACAGCACTTGTTGGACCGTCTGGTGGAGGTAAATCTACCGTATCAAAACTGGCTGCAAGATTTTGGGATCCTGTTGGTGGTGAAGTATCTCTTGGAGGACAGGATTTGTCTCAATTGGATTGTGAAAAACTCCTGGAAAACTTTTCAATTGTCTTTCAGGATGTAATTCTATTTAACAATACTATTCTGGAAAACATTCGTGTTGGAAAAAAGGATGCTACAGATGAAGAGGTCATTAATGCAGCCAAACTTGCGGAATGCGATGAGTTTGTCCAGAAACTTCCTGACGGCTATAATACTGTCATCGGAGAAAACGGTGAACTGCTCTCTGGAGGTCAAAGACAAAGAATTTCAATTGCAAGGGCGCTTCTTAAGGATGCAAATGTTATTCTTTTGGATGAGGCCACATCATTTTTGGATGTTGAAAATGAATCCAAAATCCAAAAGGCATTATCTGAACTTATAAAAAACAAAACAGTAATCATTATTGCACATAGGATGCGTACAATTGCAAATGCAGATAAGATTGTTGTATTGGAAGAAGGAAAAATTGTTGAACAGGGTGCACCTGATGAGTTGTTGGAAAAAGGGGGTCTGTTCAAGAAAATGGTTGATTTGCAAAATTTAAGCGGAGAATGGCAAATTTAAGGTATTTGCTTTTTGGGTATATTCATTTTGGTGATTAATGTTCCAAGATATTTAGGTATACCTAAATTTAAATACCTTAAATAATATATATTAAATTAGATAATTTAAATATAAGAAGGCAATACTAATGAGTACAATTATTGAATTTAAAAATGTGAACAAGGAGTACAAATCTGGAGATCACATTTTAAAAGCGATGGATAATGTAAACTTCACAATTGATGAAGGAGAATTTGTAGTGATTCTTGGACCGTCAGGTGCCGGTAAATCAACACTTCTAAACCTGTTGGGTGGTCTGGATTCAGTTACATCCGGTCAAATTATCGTCAACGGCAACCATATAGAATCATTTGACGATAATCAGCTTACGAGCTATAGGGCTAAGAATGTTGGTTTTATTTTCCAGTTTTACAATCTGATTCCTAATCTCACAGCCCTTGAAAATGTTGAGCTTATGAAGGATATCGTAGATGTGAAAATTGATGGTCAGGCCGTTCTTGATGCTGTCGGATTGAATAATCATGCAAATCAATTTCCAGCACAATTGTCTGGTGGAGAGCAACAAAGGGTTTCCATTGCAAGAGCAGTTGCCAAACAGCCTACCATGCTTTTATGTGACGAACCGACTGGTGCTCTTGACTCAAAAACGGGTGTTTTAATCTTAAGTTTACTTCAGGATATGAGCAATAACAGGGATACTACTGTTGTTATTGTAACTCACAATGCAATCTTGGCTGAAGCTGCAGACAAGGTTGTTAGGATTAAAAACGGTCAAATCGAAAGTATTGTCGTTAATGAATATCCAAAGAAGGTCTCTGATTTGGAATGGTAAGTTATGCTTGCAAAAAAGATGTTAAGAGACATCGCCAAGCACAAAGCTCAATTCATATCTATTTTTTTAATGGCATTTTTAGGAGTGTTTGTATTTGCCGGTGTCGGTGGAGAATCAGTAGGCCTTGAAGTTAATGTCAATGACTTCTATGAAGACACTAACCTTGCTGACGGTTGGATTTATTCAATGGATATAAATGACTTGTTCCTGTATCAGGTTGATATCCTGGGTGCCACTACACAAATGGAAAGGCAGTATGTCGTAGATTCTGTGGCGGACTTTGACAACGACCCAGATATTACTCTGCACTTTGTAGAAAACAACACCATATCAAAATTCTATCTGATTGATGGTAAAGAGTTGGATATAAATGATTCTGATGGTGTATGGCTCGATAAAAGCTTTGCAGATGCAAAGGGCCTTAAAGTTGGAGACAATATAACATTTGAGTTTGAAAACAATACAATTGAAAAGGAAATTAAGGGAATAGGATATTCTCCTGAATACGTTTATCATGCATCCTCTTCTTCGGTAATACCTGACTTCAACAAAATAGGTTTTGCTTATCTTTCACATAAGGCATTTCCAGGAGACAATATTTCATATAATGTCCTGAATGTCAAGTTTGACGGGGATCCTGAAACATATTCTGATTTGCTGTCATATCATATGGATGGATATTACAGCTCATTTGTTGAAAGGTCCGAGCACACCAGTGTAAGCCAATTTTCAGAAGAAATGGACCAGCACAAAATGATGGGTGATATTTTCCCTGTTGTATTTATTCTAATAGCTATGTTGATTCTTTTAACAACAATGACAAGGATAATTACACATCAAAGAACTCAAATAGGTATTCTAAAAGCCAACGGATTTAATAATTACTCAATAATATTGCATTATGTATCCTATGGGTTCTGGCTGGTTTTAATAGGTTCGATTCTAGGCCTGATTTTGGGACCGATGATATTGCCTCAGCTGTTTTACCCTTCAATGAGCGCTACATATAAGTTGCCTAGTTGGAATCCTGCATGGAGCATGAATTTCGTATATGTTGCTGCGGCGATGGTTCTGATG includes the following:
- the argC gene encoding N-acetyl-gamma-glutamyl-phosphate reductase, encoding MFKAAIIGASGYTGGELLRMLSNHPEVEVTEITSRQYDGTPAHKIHPHIRDSGLVFTNKSPSDLDADVVFTATPHGASMKIVPELLETGTKVVDLSGDYRYRDTAVYEKWYGMEHTDSENKGAFGLPELYRDEIKKSQLVANPGCFPTGAILSSYPLVKNGIVERIIIDSKSGVSGAGVNASATTHYPNIADNLNPYKITTHRHSSEIKQELHGFDEVKVSFTPHLIPVIRGIQTTSHSFINDENKDITPEELREIYKKEYKGEYFIKLMDEGEIPHLSSVRGSNFVHIGGFEIDDTGRIVMLSCIDNLVKGASGQAIQNMNIILGIKEQAGLTHLGLHP
- a CDS encoding FAD synthase produces the protein MMKIMATGTFDILHPGHGVYLEESKKLGGEDAELYVVVARDATVERRKRVPIVGEDQRLELIKMLKPVTDAFLGDANGDVFKIVREIDPDIITVGADQNHDISKLQDAIDKRGLKAKAIRIEKYRDCELDSSCKIIRKIQKTNFEGKIMDHCED
- the hisA gene encoding 1-(5-phosphoribosyl)-5-[(5-phosphoribosylamino)methylideneamino]imidazole-4-carboxamide isomerase, producing MSFKKDEMLIMPAVDIKNGKCVQLVQGEPGSEMVEIENPELVAKHWEDLGAKNIHVIDLDGTINGVASFDIIKKILNEVSVPIQLGGGIRSVEYARQLLDLDIKRLIIGTMGIQNPETITQLSDEYGCERIMISLDSKDNRVVIKGWQEKIDKSPVELSQEFKEHGAGSILFTNVDVEGLLGGFYTEPVEELKKSVDLPIVYSGGITTIEDIKKLNESGVEGVVIGSALYKDKIDLTEALKYQKRQI
- a CDS encoding AraC family transcriptional regulator produces the protein MNENLYGLFDDVLISNFSIKDDGEKRIIELGDDGEYGKLETYSLFPGIILSFINMNVDNIDNVFVETKINPRLLEINHCSNGRYSYAVDDDKIMYFGKGDLCVSIYDLTKTTSDFPLGYYEGLEIFIDVDEANEHLKDYIPDFDLVEFYEKLEDSKGYVLIRANEKIDHVIGELYNVDERIKRPYYKLKCIELLLFFSIVKFTASENIQLSKRQTEIVENVKNDLIGDLESKITIDQLADRYGISKTTLKNCFKEVYGKPIFKWRKEYRLDYSLSLIESGDYNISQVSEMVGYSSPSKFSQAFKDYFGYLPSEVKK
- a CDS encoding ABC transporter ATP-binding protein produces the protein MSNTQNKNKFIRLLSYSGNYKYLTILGMFLSALSAICLLIPFIYIWDVVNALLSVAPDFTKAQNLDVYAFNAFAFAILGIALNFFGLMGTHLSAFKNEKNMKDAAISHLLKLPLGYFSNHTSGGLRKVIDYSTAKTETFLAHQLFDLIGAIVTPIVFLILLFSFDWLLGLVCLIPIILCFVFMYPMFSSESQNIMVQYQTYLEKMNAEAVEYVRGIPVTKAFQQSVFSFKNFIAAIKNYAKFSANYSLSTQLPMTAFTVSINGFFALLIPAGILLGGSLVDAKFLANFMFYVIFTPVCAVMMNRIMTVSQDWMLASHALEGIESILNEKPLAEATNPQKPKNHSIEFEGVYFDYESTDSDEHILNDVNLKINENDSVALVGPSGGGKTTIASLIPRFWDVDVGSVKVGDVDVKDISTVDLMENISFVFQNTTLFKDSIYNNVAIGRKGATREDVKKALSLAQCDDIIDELPDGIDTVIGTEGTYLSGGQQQRIALARAILKDAPIIILDEATALADPENEYMIQKAISQITRNKTVIMIAHRLSTVKNVDMIYVVDKGKIVEQGNHDDLVESKGLYSRMWDEFNQSIQWKVKSEVA
- a CDS encoding ABC transporter ATP-binding protein, with translation MLAEYFARRFGLTKEGSNNLVKGIVYTALLNIAFMLPVGLYSLLLYIWIEPLMGGDVVEPNLGMFIVLILIVLGIIFAFAWKQYHFVFNTTYKESENRRINLGENLRKLPLSFFENRDLADLTSTIMNDCTDLEHVFSHAIPQLLGSIVSLCLVSIGMFIFDWRLAIALLWVVPVAFIILYVSKGIVYKSGDIVLYDLLDCGDSMQECIESIRDLKSYNYEKEYFSKISGLTSKIEKSRIKAELMAAGGVITGRVVLNLGIVSVILLGSYLIVNSQVSIFTLLIFLIASATVYSPLENGLTFLAEILMMDNKIERAKEIESLVVEGGMTEYELDGYDIEFKKVNFNYDDLKDVLTDISFIARQGEVTALVGPSGGGKSTVSKLAARFWDPVGGEVSLGGQDLSQLDCEKLLENFSIVFQDVILFNNTILENIRVGKKDATDEEVINAAKLAECDEFVQKLPDGYNTVIGENGELLSGGQRQRISIARALLKDANVILLDEATSFLDVENESKIQKALSELIKNKTVIIIAHRMRTIANADKIVVLEEGKIVEQGAPDELLEKGGLFKKMVDLQNLSGEWQI
- a CDS encoding ABC transporter ATP-binding protein; the encoded protein is MSTIIEFKNVNKEYKSGDHILKAMDNVNFTIDEGEFVVILGPSGAGKSTLLNLLGGLDSVTSGQIIVNGNHIESFDDNQLTSYRAKNVGFIFQFYNLIPNLTALENVELMKDIVDVKIDGQAVLDAVGLNNHANQFPAQLSGGEQQRVSIARAVAKQPTMLLCDEPTGALDSKTGVLILSLLQDMSNNRDTTVVIVTHNAILAEAADKVVRIKNGQIESIVVNEYPKKVSDLEW